One Phyllostomus discolor isolate MPI-MPIP mPhyDis1 chromosome 10, mPhyDis1.pri.v3, whole genome shotgun sequence genomic window carries:
- the LOC114508007 gene encoding 60S ribosomal protein L31-like, with the protein MAPTKKGGEKKKGHSTISEVVTGEYTINIHKRIHGVGFKKRAPRALKEIQKFAVKEMGTPDVHIDTRLNKAVWAKGMRNVPYCIRVRLSRKRNEDEDSPNKLYRLVTYVPVTTFKNLQTVNVDEN; encoded by the coding sequence ATGGCTCCCACAAAGAAGGGTGGCGAGAAGAAGAAGGGCCATTCTACCATCAGCGAGGTAGTAACTGGAGAGTACACCATCAACATCCACAAGCGCATCCATGGCGTGGGCTTCAAGAAGCGTGCCCCTCGGGCACTTAAAGAGATCCAGAAATTTGCCGTGAAGGAGATGGGAACTCCAGATGTGCACATTGACACCAGGCTCAACAAAGCCGTCTGGGCCAAAGGAATGAGGAATGTCCCATACTGTATCCGAGTGCGGTTGTCCAGAAAACGTAATGAAGATGAAGATTCACCAAACAAGCTCTATAGGTTGGTCACCTATGTACCTGTCACCACTTTCAAAAATCTACAAACAGTTAATGTGGATGAGAACTAA